From Dehalococcoidia bacterium:
AGGCCGACCGCTACGGCGTGCCCCGGATCGCCTTCATCAACAAGATGGACCGGATGGGGGCGGACTTCTTCATGTCCCTCAACTCCATCAAGTCGCGCCTCGGCGCGCGCGCGGTCGCGATCCAGATCCCGATCGGGTCGGAGGACGCCTTCGTGGGCATGGTCGACCTGATCAACCTGCGGACCATCACCTACACCGACGAGGCCGGCACCACCCAGGAGTCGGGTGAGATCCCCGCCGAGCTGCGGGACGTCGTCGCCCAGCACCGGCACGACCTCATCGAGGCGGTCGCCGACTTCGACGACCGGATCATGGAGAAGTACCTCGAGGACGAGGGCCAGAACGTCACCCACGACGAGCTGGTCCGCGCGCTGCGCAAGGGCACCGTCCAGGGCATCCTGGTGCCCGTCCTCTGCGGCGCGGCGCTCCGCAACCGCGGCGTCCAGCCGATGCTCGACGCCGTCGTCGACTTCCTGCCCTCGCCGGCGGAC
This genomic window contains:
- a CDS encoding GTP-binding protein, encoding MARQVPIGRIRNIGIIAHIDAGKTTVTERILFYTGRTYKIGEVHEGTAVMDYMEQERERGITITAAATTAEWQNHQINILDTPGHVDFTVEVERSLRVLDGGVVVFDAVAGVEPQSETVWRQADRYGVPRIAFINKMDRMGADFFMSLNSIKSRLGARAVAIQIPIGSEDAFVGMVDLINLRTITYTDEAGTTQESGEIPAELRDVVAQHRHDLIEAVADFDDRIMEKYLEDEGQNVTHDELVRALRKGTVQGILVPVLCGAALRNRGVQPMLDAVVDFLPSPAD